The Candidatus Hydrogenedens sp. genome has a segment encoding these proteins:
- a CDS encoding anaerobic sulfatase maturase, whose protein sequence is MNEKPFHIMAKPVGPSCNLMCKYCFYYEKKKVLNNYKIMSDEVLETYVREYITANPANEIVFGWQGGEPTLAGIDFFEKVLNLQKKYKKSKQILNTLQTNGILLNEEWADFLRENGFLVGISIDGPKSIHDKFRTNNRGEGTFEKVYKSVQLLKEKGVEFNTLTCVHRHNWMKGKEIYHFLKYIGSQFMQFIPIIERRGKSRSDGLELVCPDDEDAEITEWTLLPEQWGYFLNSIFDEWIKNDVGTIFVQLFDMTLAGWMGLEPPLCVHSKQCGNAMILEADGSLYSCDHFVYPEYYLGNINEKSLVEIVNSNFQKEFGKKKLLLTNKCKSCKYLFACNGGCIKHRFVSIQNEQQKQNYLCHGYFMFFQHTEQYMKFMAQQLRNGLPPANVMDEIKRKQNMYKNVDTDPNVPCPCGSGKKYKKCCGSIN, encoded by the coding sequence ATGAATGAAAAACCGTTTCATATAATGGCAAAACCTGTGGGCCCATCATGTAATTTAATGTGCAAATATTGCTTTTATTACGAAAAGAAAAAAGTATTAAATAACTATAAAATAATGTCTGATGAAGTATTAGAAACATATGTTAGAGAATACATCACAGCTAACCCAGCAAATGAAATTGTTTTCGGATGGCAAGGAGGTGAACCAACGTTAGCCGGAATAGATTTTTTTGAAAAAGTTTTGAACCTTCAAAAAAAATATAAAAAGTCAAAACAAATATTGAATACATTACAAACAAATGGGATATTGTTAAATGAGGAATGGGCAGATTTTTTAAGAGAAAATGGTTTTTTAGTTGGTATTTCTATTGATGGTCCTAAGTCGATTCACGATAAATTTAGAACTAATAATAGGGGAGAGGGAACCTTCGAAAAAGTTTACAAATCTGTCCAATTACTAAAAGAAAAAGGGGTAGAATTTAATACATTAACATGTGTACATCGCCATAATTGGATGAAGGGTAAGGAGATTTATCATTTTCTCAAATATATTGGTAGTCAATTCATGCAGTTTATTCCTATTATAGAAAGGAGAGGAAAAAGCCGTTCTGATGGACTTGAACTGGTCTGTCCTGATGATGAAGATGCTGAAATTACTGAATGGACATTATTACCAGAACAATGGGGGTATTTCCTAAATTCTATTTTTGATGAATGGATAAAAAATGATGTAGGTACTATTTTTGTTCAATTATTTGATATGACACTTGCTGGGTGGATGGGATTAGAACCTCCGTTGTGTGTTCACAGCAAACAATGTGGGAATGCGATGATCTTAGAAGCAGATGGCTCTTTATATTCATGTGACCATTTTGTTTACCCTGAATATTATTTGGGAAATATAAATGAAAAATCGCTTGTAGAAATCGTCAATTCTAATTTTCAAAAGGAATTTGGGAAGAAGAAGCTATTACTGACGAATAAATGTAAGTCCTGTAAGTACCTTTTCGCTTGTAATGGTGGATGCATTAAGCATCGTTTTGTAAGCATTCAGAATGAACAACAAAAACAGAATTATCTATGTCATGGTTATTTCATGTTTTTTCAACATACTGAACAATATATGAAATTTATGGCACAACAATTGAGAAATGGATTGCCTCCTGCGAATGTTATGGATGAAATCAAACGGAAACAAAATATGTATAAAAACGTAGACACAGACCCTAACGTACCATGTCCATGTGGAAGTGGTAAAAAATATAAGAAATGTTGCGGGAGTATTAATTAA
- a CDS encoding thiamine pyrophosphate-dependent enzyme yields MTTILEIPSEEYMLPGNRSCAGCGLGIGLRYILKALDGKCVMVVPASCLTVLGGMYPVSSIRVPWINSVFPGTAAMASGVVSALKVLKKEDITVLAMAGDGGTVDIGIQALSGAAERNANFLFICYDNEAYMNTGTQRSGATPKGVKTTTTPVQGKIHTPKDMGKVMEAHNIPYVATACVSYPTDLYDKVKKARDIEGLRYIHLCVPCPSGWQYDPKDTVTIGQLAVETGAVVLYEIEHGVFRLTGRSRRLAKGGKLKPITEYLETQNRFSHITSEVYEELQEHVNNRWNELVSKDKSLNE; encoded by the coding sequence TACCTGGAAACCGTTCATGTGCAGGTTGTGGGTTAGGAATTGGATTAAGATATATTCTGAAAGCACTGGACGGAAAGTGTGTTATGGTTGTTCCTGCGTCCTGTTTGACAGTATTAGGAGGCATGTATCCAGTATCTTCTATACGAGTCCCGTGGATAAATTCGGTATTTCCAGGTACAGCAGCAATGGCATCTGGTGTTGTTTCTGCGTTAAAAGTTCTAAAAAAAGAAGATATTACTGTTCTGGCAATGGCAGGAGATGGTGGAACTGTTGATATAGGAATTCAGGCGCTAAGTGGTGCAGCAGAACGAAATGCTAATTTTCTATTTATTTGTTATGATAATGAGGCATATATGAATACTGGCACTCAACGTTCTGGTGCAACGCCCAAAGGAGTAAAAACAACTACAACACCTGTGCAAGGGAAGATACACACTCCTAAGGATATGGGTAAAGTTATGGAAGCACATAATATTCCTTACGTGGCTACCGCTTGCGTGTCTTACCCAACAGACTTATATGATAAGGTTAAGAAAGCAAGGGATATTGAGGGTTTACGCTATATTCATCTTTGCGTTCCCTGTCCTTCAGGTTGGCAATATGACCCGAAAGATACCGTTACAATTGGTCAACTTGCAGTTGAAACAGGTGCTGTCGTTCTATACGAAATTGAACATGGTGTTTTTAGACTTACAGGGAGAAGTCGAAGATTAGCAAAAGGAGGCAAATTAAAACCAATAACTGAGTACTTGGAAACCCAAAATAGATTCTCTCATATTACTTCTGAAGTATATGAGGAACTCCAAGAACATGTCAATAATCGATGGAATGAACTTGTTTCTAAAGATAAATCCTTAAATGAATGA